A segment of the Myotis daubentonii chromosome 6, mMyoDau2.1, whole genome shotgun sequence genome:
ggatacatgccctgactgggaatcgaactggttacctcctggttcataggtcgctgctcaaccactgaggcactcCAGCCAGCAAAacggctttatttttttatttagctttCTGACTCTGTGCTTGTACCTTCACTACTTTCACAACAATTTTCCTGATACTGTCACAGACACGTTTAGCACACATGGATTCATGCCAAGCCCTGCTGAcatgttttttcattttagataACCTCACTAGAACTTTAggtctcacagcacagactctgCGAAGTCGGCCTAGGCACATGCCACATGCAGATTTTGGCGCTTCTCCAATCTTCTTGGTGTTAAGGGAAACAATTCTATTAGCAGGGGCTCGGCACAGCCTAGTTTTGTTAGAGGCTGTATGGTAGGACAGCCTCCACTGATATGACAAATGCTGGACATTCTGAGTGCCTGAAGTCACCGTCCCCGGAAGAGGAAAAAGCTATCCACCACTGATGTTGGATGAGGCACTAAACATTCTCACCAGTCCCTTCTCTGAGACAAAAGGGTCCTAGGgatggccggggagggtgggggggccggaggagggaggggtaagagatcaaccgaaggacttgtatgcatgcatataagcataaccaatggacataagacactggggggtaggggaggccaggggattgtcaagggcgggggaaaaaaaaaggagacatatgtaatactctttgtaatactttaagcaataaaaaaataaaactctaagaaatcaaaatgataaaaaaaaaaagggtcctAGGAACTATGGGCTAGAGTTCTAGTCatgatttcatgttttaaaaattcccttagcccagctggcgtggctcaggggctgagcgctgacctatggaccaggaggtcacagtttgattcccagtcagggtatatgctaGGTTTCGGGAGGCAgccagccggtcagtgattctccctcgtcactgatgtttctatcgctctctccctctcccttcctctctgaaatcaataaaaacatatttttaaaaaatttcttaagaATAGCACTGATAGGCTCAGATACTATATCTTGGGTTAGTAAGCATTAGCGTCAAACCTGAAATCCTTTTTCTGCAATGACAGGACCACAGCTAAAGCACAATAATATCAATGACATTAAAATATCAGAATTTATTTTTGGCAATGTTTTTCATTTCCCTCAGAGAGTCTACTATCTAAAGCTAAATCCACCTAACTAAAATCACATAGTCcagatttatttctctttcttctcaacTACTCACTCTCTAGCTAATTTTCACTCATCTACCCTGGAACCATCTTTCATTAGGTAAGGATATATTGGGAGCCTGCAAAAGCAAGTTATTACGGTGGGTTGACCCAGGCCTTGACATTTGCCAGCTGTCTGAACATACATCATCTTGCCTTTGtgggccttagttttctcatgcatataatgggaataataacatttGTTTTGTGGAGTTCttatgaagattaagtgagaAAATGCATGTAAAGTACTCAGCCCACAGCCTGTCACTTAGTATCACTAAATTATAATTACTGGATACAAAGAAGTAAATTTGGTCCTTGAACAGAAACCAAAACTTTAAAAGAAGATATAATTcctgtagtaaaaaaaaaaatttaatgttgtAGGAGAAGGCAAAATAACAGGCAATAAGTCAGTAATGTGTTAATTATCTAAGTGGCCTTGGGCATGTTCTGTCCCCTCCTTAAAGCTTtagtttctttcatttaataaagGAGGAGACATTTCCTTTTCAGGAGGATGGAATAGATGTACTTTTCCCTATTCCTCCAGCTAAGTACAACAGAATATCTTGGAACATTACATATAAAACAAATGTAAGAAGACTCTGGAAGGTAGAGAGAAGGCGAACAGGCCCAGAACCTCAGGACATAGGACCAACACGGAAGTGCGTTCCCTGGGTTTTCTTTCCAGCTCATGTATTTTAATCTTGGTGCTGAAGAGGCCAGAAACCCACAGTACCAACAGGTgcggacaaaaaaaaaaaaaaaaaaaaaagactgaaaacgTTTATACAATAACTGATCTACTCCAGACAAACACCAAGAAAAAACAGAATTATGATATCACCACCATTCATATCAGCAAAGGCAAAGCAGGGAGCCTAGATTTCCACCCTCACTTAGCTGTAATGAGGTGCCCACTCAGTCCCAACTGGGGTGTTGTCAGAGAAGGCCAGATAGAGAGCCAGAACTTTCATAGCCACTGGGAAGTAATGAGACAACCTTCCCACGCCATGCTGGGGAGGCGCCAGAGAAGGCCTAGTGAAGAGTCAGGTCTTTCACCACGAGGAGAACCCCTTCTGCTGTGATGTCCATGTGGGGAGAAGAAAGGCATCCCTGTCTATCCCAAGCAGGAGAGTGTCAGTGGAGGCCTAGTGGGGAGCCAGAACTCCCACTCCTGCCCAGCAATATTGGAGAGTCCCTAGTGCCACAGGTGTTAGTGAAGGCTGAGAGGAGAACCTGGACTTCTACCTCTACCAGGCAATAACAAGGTGGcacctctccttcccctgccagcACTTGGTCAAAATAAGCTAACTAAAACAGAGGGTTTAAATAAGATCCAGAGTCTTATAACATAGCCTCCAAATGTGTGATTGAATTGAAAATCACTTGTCATaccaaaaacaaggaaagtctcaacttgaattttaaaagacaataaaaagctCTAGCGGGTTTGGCTTAGTgaaaagagcatcagcctggggactgaatggtcccaggttcaattctggtcaagggcatgtacctcagttgcaggcttgatccctggcctggctggggtgtgtgggaaggcaaccaattgatgtttctctttctctctctccccgtctctctccccatctctctccctcccattctctctaaaaaatcaattcgaacaatatcctcaggtgaagattaacaaaaacaataacaacaaaaaaagattccAACACTGAGTTGACAGAGATTCTAGAActggaaagattttaaagcagtCATCctaaaacttcccaaatttggcAAAATATGTAATCCTATAGGTTGAAGAAGCTGAGAAAATCCCCAAGAAAATAAATCCATAGAAATCCACACCAACACAAATCATAGTCAAACTTCTGAAAActaaaaaacagtgaaaaaaatcttgaaagcagtgAAACCCTTTACCTACTAGGGTAAACAACTCAAATGACAGCAGATTTCTTATCAAAACCTGAAGGAAGTGGCACAATATTTCTTGTTCACCGAAAGAAAAGAACTGTCAATACAAAAATCAAATACTCAATGACAATACCATTCAGGAATGAAGGgacacccagccagcatggctcagtggttgagtgtcaacctataaatcaggaggttgtggttcaattccgagtcagagcacatgcccaggttgcaggttcaattcctattgaggggcatgtaggaggtagctgatcaatgattctttttcatcttccatctttctatctctctctacctctcccttcctctctgaaatcaataaaaaatatatttaaaaaaataacacacaatgTTCTCTGAATTCATCTTATTCTCTGGAATTCagaacaagagagaaaaagaaaatataagaaaagaaagaaggggaagccaagacattttcagatgaaggaaaaataagagaatttgTCACAAGCATACcctaaaaaaataactaaaggaaatttcataaaaagaaaggaaatgaaaaaataaggaaTCTTGAAACAtcaggaaaaaagaacaatggaaagagtaaaaatatggataaatatgacagatttttcttgttctcttggGATTTCTAAATTATGTTTGATGGTTGAAGCAAAATTATAACACTATCTGATGTAGTTAAAAATGTATGTAGaaaaaaatttatgtatatagaaatatttaaagcaaTTGTCTTATAAACAAGTAAGGTTTCTATACTTTGCTTGAACTGGTAAAGTGTTGATATCAGTAGACTGTAATAAgttatgtatatataatgtagTACCTAGGGCAAGCATTAAATAAGCTATACAAAGAGATACACTCAAAAAGCAatatcctctataataataaaagtgtaatatgctaattagaccagacagctgaatgaccttccgacgtcattccagacatccttctggatgaagctgtggcGGCAggtcaaggcagaggcagttaggggtaatcaggagGCAGGTGAGctcttaggggtgatcaggcaggcatgcaaagtggttaggggcaatcaggcaggcaggcaggtgagtgattaggggtgatcaggtaggtaggcagagtggt
Coding sequences within it:
- the LOC132236627 gene encoding large ribosomal subunit protein eL34-like; the protein is MPLSFRQFRFLLTYGSDWCRMNFLVLFLTILGFTRGLTAATSVGSTEEERGTQNVQHLSYQWRLSYHTASNKTRLCRAPANRIVSLNTKKIGEAPKSACGMCLGRLRRVCAVRPKVLVRLSKMKKHVSRAWHESMCAKRVCDSIRKIVVKVVKVQAQSQKAK